GGCCTGGACGCTGTCGAGCTTGTTAAATTGTATCGGTTGGAGCATGACGGCAATCTTCACACGCCGGAGCTTACTTTTCCGGAACCTACCTCTGAAGGTAAAATGCCGCGGGGCAGTTTGCTGATCGGTACCTGTCTGGCTGCAGCCGTTGTGTTTGGCGGATGGTTTTATTATTTAGGTGGCGATAAAGCGGACATTGAATTGGTGCCGGATTTGCCTGATCGGCTTGCAAGCAAGCTGGAAACATTTTTGCAAACAGAAAATTTGGAAACTGAAAAAGGGACGGCCGCCAGTCCGGCGACAGATGGGGATGCAATCGGCCAAAATAACGGCAATGATTTGGCTGCCCTCTTTGACAAGACCTCCGAGCCAGAGAATGGAATAAGCCGTTCCCCAACTATGTTGGAGCCCACCCCTTCGGTTCCACTGGTCGAAAGCGCGCCCGTCGCGGCTGAAAGTCTCGCTGATCAGTCACCACCTGTTTCGGGCGCAGCCAATCAGGAAGTGCTTTCGACGGATTCGGAGACTGTGCAGGCTGAGGCAGAGGGTCTGCTTAAAACGACGGCACCACAGAAGACGGAAGTCTCTTCCACTGAAAAGACAGAACTCTCTTCTGCCGAACAGGATAATCAAATTGATCGTTCGGAAAAAGAAATGCCGAAAAGTGTGGACAGTGAAGCGACTGATGTTGTTGTCAGCGAGCCAGCCGTGACTGTTAGTCTCGAAGAAAAATCCGTACCGATTACAAAGAATAGTGAAAAGCTCGCGGACGCTGAGAATACTGAAACGGTGGTTGGTTCTGATGTGGCATCACTTCTGTCGGATCAGCAGGCGGAAGCCTCCTTTCCGCAAACGGTTCTGACCGTTAAAAATGATCCTTCCGCTGAAGAAACGTCAAGCCCTGCACCTGAAGCACTGGGTGTTGAAAATTCCGATGCGCGGATTGTTCTGCGGGCCCAGGAAGAAGCATGGGTTCAGGTTTTGGAT
This region of Sneathiella aquimaris genomic DNA includes:
- a CDS encoding helix-turn-helix domain-containing protein; this encodes MAKQKELPLEDEAQKRLNLTISDDEKSDPDKGGQSATETVKEQVVDFSSDDASYDHEEDVYIRVGDRLRLAREAKELSLHDVAEQLRLRPRQIQAIENSDYASLPGQAFVTGFLRSYANAVGLDAVELVKLYRLEHDGNLHTPELTFPEPTSEGKMPRGSLLIGTCLAAAVVFGGWFYYLGGDKADIELVPDLPDRLASKLETFLQTENLETEKGTAASPATDGDAIGQNNGNDLAALFDKTSEPENGISRSPTMLEPTPSVPLVESAPVAAESLADQSPPVSGAANQEVLSTDSETVQAEAEGLLKTTAPQKTEVSSTEKTELSSAEQDNQIDRSEKEMPKSVDSEATDVVVSEPAVTVSLEEKSVPITKNSEKLADAENTETVVGSDVASLLSDQQAEASFPQTVLTVKNDPSAEETSSPAPEALGVENSDARIVLRAQEEAWVQVLDKDATVIFDGVMENGDSYMVPLKPGLTLSASNAAAIEIRLDGSVLGVLGRYGDIIRKLSLEPAEIQKKMSSSN